From Candidatus Zymogenaceae bacterium, the proteins below share one genomic window:
- a CDS encoding tetratricopeptide repeat protein, with protein MIRRQFFSLFILLGMLVLSVSCATTGVDTSVTEPRSIEPTSLLSTESISNYYYISARISLWDGDFTRAMEEMETAVRFSPNNHALRLELATLYGNVGNMTLALEQAEAALEIAPDDADTIGLLAELYTLMGDIENAVIQYEKIIDANPEDQVSYIDLAALYTELKAYDKAVDVLNRYHLHNPKSADIYYQMGKVELTRGDKDAAERYFLKALAVDPEYESAIIGLGLIYEESGELERAAEAFQKLLNIYPENNLLRDRLARIYIQIDRLEDAIREFETMGLYGADKGEMHLHLGLAYFEMERYEAAAEEFERILETNPEADQIRYYLGVTYEQIGDYEQALEHFGAINPISEAFIDAAVHIAYIYQEQADYENAVAAINEALKTNPEDASLHHILASLYEDAKDYPAAIEAIKRAIIFEPDNTSHLFYYGAILDMSGDTEGAIRIMKQIIDAEPDNADALNYLGYTYADMGKNLEEAETLITRALELMPNEGYIIDSLGWVYYKKQMYPEAKKELERALELSPEDPMLNEHLGDIQYRLGDRTEALNLYHRAWELKPEEHYYKDYQIESLKKKIKLLESNEDIDDLL; from the coding sequence ATGATTAGAAGACAGTTTTTTTCGTTGTTCATTCTCCTTGGAATGTTGGTCCTTTCGGTCTCCTGCGCCACCACCGGTGTGGACACATCGGTGACTGAACCCAGGTCCATCGAGCCGACTTCCCTCCTGTCAACGGAATCAATCTCCAACTACTACTACATCAGCGCCCGCATTTCCCTGTGGGACGGAGATTTCACCCGGGCCATGGAAGAAATGGAGACGGCCGTCAGGTTCAGCCCGAACAATCACGCCCTGAGGCTCGAGCTTGCCACACTCTACGGCAATGTGGGAAACATGACCCTCGCCCTGGAACAGGCGGAAGCGGCGCTGGAGATAGCGCCGGATGACGCCGATACCATCGGCCTTTTGGCCGAGCTGTACACGCTCATGGGCGATATTGAAAACGCGGTGATCCAGTATGAAAAGATCATCGACGCCAATCCAGAGGACCAGGTATCCTATATCGACCTTGCCGCCCTCTACACGGAATTGAAGGCGTATGACAAGGCCGTGGACGTTCTCAATCGATATCATCTTCACAATCCGAAATCAGCGGATATCTACTATCAGATGGGCAAGGTGGAGCTGACCCGGGGCGATAAAGACGCCGCCGAGAGATATTTCCTGAAGGCGCTCGCCGTCGATCCGGAGTACGAATCCGCAATCATCGGCCTTGGCCTGATATACGAGGAATCCGGAGAACTGGAAAGGGCCGCGGAGGCGTTTCAGAAACTATTAAACATATATCCCGAAAACAATCTCCTGAGGGATCGGCTGGCCAGAATCTATATACAGATCGACCGCCTTGAGGACGCCATCCGCGAGTTTGAAACCATGGGGCTCTACGGCGCCGACAAGGGTGAAATGCACCTGCATCTGGGACTGGCGTATTTCGAGATGGAGCGATACGAGGCCGCCGCCGAGGAGTTCGAACGGATCCTGGAGACCAACCCGGAAGCCGATCAAATACGGTATTACCTCGGTGTGACGTACGAACAGATCGGGGACTATGAACAGGCCCTCGAACATTTCGGCGCCATCAATCCGATTTCAGAGGCGTTCATCGACGCCGCCGTTCATATCGCGTACATTTATCAGGAGCAGGCGGATTATGAGAACGCCGTCGCGGCCATTAATGAGGCCCTGAAGACCAATCCCGAAGATGCGAGCCTCCACCATATCCTGGCATCGCTCTATGAAGACGCCAAGGATTACCCGGCGGCGATCGAGGCTATCAAGCGTGCCATAATCTTCGAGCCGGACAACACCTCTCATCTCTTTTATTACGGGGCGATCCTCGATATGTCCGGGGACACCGAGGGCGCCATCAGGATCATGAAGCAAATCATCGATGCGGAGCCGGACAACGCAGACGCCCTGAACTATCTTGGGTATACCTATGCCGATATGGGAAAGAACCTAGAGGAGGCGGAAACTCTGATCACCCGGGCGCTGGAACTGATGCCGAACGAGGGATACATCATCGACAGCCTGGGATGGGTATATTACAAAAAACAAATGTACCCTGAGGCCAAAAAGGAGCTCGAGCGGGCGCTGGAGCTTTCTCCTGAAGACCCGATGCTCAACGAGCACCTGGGAGACATCCAGTATCGGCTCGGCGACCGAACCGAAGCCCTCAATCTGTATCATCGGGCCTGGGAACTGAAACCGGAGGAACACTATTATAAAGATTATCAGATTGAAAGCCTCAAAAAGAAAATCAAGCTCCTGGAGAGTAATGAAGATATCGACGATCTGCTGTAA
- a CDS encoding tetratricopeptide repeat protein: MNYELQGEKESTEAFSHHVTVCWEKVLNKSMASMKYEFFNELCFPPLGPEFHFRRGLIMDILHYDDFALIEYSKAIDQNPTDALYYNNRANIYQVSGFIKQAIEDLDVAISLNPYKAELYLNRAKAKKTIGDFEGANKDYGYAIELGICKKYPTLKICTDKEAYTKKRGQ; this comes from the coding sequence TTGAATTACGAACTGCAGGGGGAAAAGGAATCGACGGAAGCGTTCTCTCACCATGTGACGGTATGCTGGGAAAAAGTCCTGAACAAATCCATGGCGTCAATGAAATATGAGTTTTTCAATGAGCTCTGTTTCCCGCCGCTGGGACCGGAATTCCATTTCAGGCGCGGTCTGATTATGGATATTCTGCACTACGACGACTTCGCGTTGATAGAATATTCAAAAGCGATCGATCAAAACCCCACAGACGCCCTGTATTACAACAACAGGGCGAATATCTATCAGGTTTCCGGATTTATAAAACAAGCCATCGAAGATCTTGACGTGGCAATCAGCCTCAATCCATACAAAGCGGAATTGTATCTCAACAGGGCGAAGGCGAAAAAAACCATCGGCGACTTTGAAGGTGCGAACAAGGACTATGGATACGCCATTGAACTCGGCATCTGCAAAAAATATCCCACTCTGAAAATCTGCACGGACAAGGAAGCATACACAAAAAAAAGGGGCCAATAA
- a CDS encoding DUF4292 domain-containing protein, protein MKISTICCKAALCLVILLTLTACATTATGPLKTDLPVILVDTSGELYDLVLTANPVYDTIRATSDVSVTSSDEDYNVTELILGMRPGFLRLESLGPLGDTVLFLTTDQKRVYIYSPFENRFYTGLASKKNLSLLIPIPFSATDIVELLQGRVDLTDYYPIQMTYDELKQSYTLTLMPKTTKRGRAVLTVDGRTFLILEMMLYDTAGNLILIGSFSRFEEIGERTIPTTLDFEVPEGGSFLDVRIKHSEVRLDSYIEESRFELEPPRGVQEIDLDKSIIDFDRTPIK, encoded by the coding sequence ATGAAGATATCGACGATCTGCTGTAAGGCCGCACTGTGCCTGGTCATTCTATTGACACTCACAGCCTGCGCCACGACGGCCACCGGCCCGTTGAAAACCGATCTTCCGGTTATTCTTGTCGATACGTCGGGAGAGTTGTACGACCTGGTTCTTACGGCGAACCCGGTGTACGACACAATCCGGGCCACATCCGACGTATCGGTGACATCCTCCGATGAAGACTACAACGTTACGGAGCTGATCCTCGGTATGCGTCCCGGTTTTCTGCGTCTGGAAAGCCTGGGGCCTCTGGGCGATACCGTCCTCTTTCTGACGACCGATCAGAAACGAGTGTACATTTACTCCCCGTTTGAGAACCGTTTTTACACAGGCCTTGCCTCCAAAAAAAACCTGTCTCTCTTAATCCCGATCCCTTTCAGCGCCACCGATATCGTCGAGCTGTTGCAGGGCCGGGTGGATCTCACAGACTACTACCCGATACAAATGACCTATGATGAGCTGAAACAGTCCTATACCCTCACCCTTATGCCGAAAACCACCAAAAGGGGCCGGGCGGTGCTGACGGTGGACGGGCGCACGTTCCTGATACTGGAGATGATGCTCTACGACACCGCCGGCAACCTGATACTCATCGGATCGTTTTCCCGTTTTGAGGAAATCGGCGAGCGCACCATACCCACGACTCTGGACTTCGAAGTGCCCGAGGGCGGATCGTTCCTTGATGTTCGTATCAAACACAGCGAAGTCAGGCTCGATTCATATATCGAGGAATCCCGTTTCGAACTGGAGCCTCCCCGGGGAGTGCAGGAAATCGATCTGGACAAGTCCATCATCGATTTCGACCGCACACCGATCAAGTAA
- the rsmH gene encoding 16S rRNA (cytosine(1402)-N(4))-methyltransferase RsmH, with the protein MGVIHRPVMTDEVICHLGIQENGVYFDGTVGTGGHARAILDAGSEAHDRTRGCLLVGVDRDPMAVREAQSSLEMFGARARVLHAEYGDIEEVLESEGIDAVDGILLDLGIGSHQLESDDRGFSMERGGPLDMRYDPTGGVTAHEVVNRYPQKKLEEIIREYGEERRAGSVARAIVTARGRGAIDNAENLAGIVRAAVTGGGRLKRGRIDPATRTFQALRIFVNRELERIEEFIPRGAACLKGDGRMAIISFHSLEDRIVKFSFRALAGTTPDAGADYRILTKKPLVPTTREQRENPRSRSAKMRLLMRANNGH; encoded by the coding sequence ATGGGAGTGATCCACCGACCCGTTATGACCGACGAGGTGATCTGTCATCTCGGAATTCAGGAAAACGGCGTCTACTTCGACGGCACGGTGGGCACCGGGGGCCATGCCCGGGCGATACTTGATGCGGGATCGGAGGCACACGATCGGACCCGGGGATGTCTGCTGGTGGGGGTGGATCGGGATCCGATGGCCGTCCGGGAGGCGCAATCCAGCCTTGAAATGTTCGGCGCACGGGCGAGGGTTCTGCACGCCGAATACGGAGACATAGAAGAGGTCCTTGAAAGCGAGGGTATCGATGCCGTAGACGGCATCCTGCTGGACTTGGGAATCGGTTCTCACCAGCTCGAGTCCGACGATCGGGGTTTTTCCATGGAACGCGGCGGTCCCCTGGACATGCGGTACGATCCCACGGGCGGCGTCACCGCCCATGAGGTCGTCAACCGATATCCCCAAAAAAAACTGGAGGAGATTATCAGGGAGTACGGAGAAGAGCGCCGCGCCGGGTCGGTGGCCAGGGCCATTGTGACGGCCCGGGGACGCGGGGCCATCGACAATGCCGAAAATCTCGCCGGAATCGTCCGGGCCGCCGTGACCGGGGGCGGAAGGTTAAAACGAGGCCGTATCGATCCGGCCACCAGGACCTTTCAGGCGCTGAGAATCTTCGTCAACCGGGAGCTTGAGCGGATCGAGGAATTCATACCCCGGGGGGCGGCGTGTCTGAAGGGGGACGGTCGCATGGCGATTATCTCGTTTCATTCCCTGGAGGATCGCATCGTCAAGTTTTCCTTCCGGGCATTGGCCGGGACAACTCCTGATGCAGGTGCGGACTATCGGATCCTTACCAAGAAGCCGCTGGTCCCCACGACCCGGGAACAACGGGAGAACCCCCGGTCCCGCAGCGCGAAGATGCGACTCCTCATGAGGGCGAACAATGGGCATTGA
- a CDS encoding DUF554 domain-containing protein: MKGTIVNVIAVVAGSLVGLFFARFVTERIRQVIMQGLGLSVMLIGISMALQTNNLLIVAGSMVLGGILGEVLDIEGWLDRMGERLKKRFRSKSGTFVTGFVTASLVYCVGAMAVVGSLEEGIRNDPSILYAKSLLDGFASIAFASALGVGVIFSIIPIFVYQGALTFLGMYLERFLTDSVIAELSATGGLLILGIGINLIFSNNGGNAAPAPKDGDTDVEMSRLSDTEGFGRAPIKIKVGNLLPALVFAALIALLVETFST; the protein is encoded by the coding sequence GTGAAGGGAACCATCGTTAATGTCATCGCGGTTGTAGCGGGCTCCCTTGTGGGGCTCTTTTTCGCACGGTTCGTCACCGAGCGGATCAGACAAGTCATCATGCAGGGCCTGGGCCTGTCGGTCATGCTCATCGGCATAAGCATGGCGCTTCAGACAAACAACCTCCTGATCGTTGCCGGAAGCATGGTCCTGGGGGGCATCCTGGGGGAGGTGCTGGACATCGAGGGGTGGCTCGACCGGATGGGTGAGCGCCTCAAAAAGCGGTTTCGCTCGAAGTCCGGCACGTTTGTGACCGGCTTCGTCACCGCGAGCCTCGTCTACTGCGTGGGCGCGATGGCGGTGGTGGGGTCCCTGGAGGAGGGGATCAGAAACGACCCGTCCATCCTCTACGCCAAGTCGCTTTTAGACGGCTTCGCCTCAATCGCATTCGCGTCGGCCCTGGGGGTGGGGGTGATCTTCTCGATCATCCCGATTTTTGTATATCAGGGCGCGCTGACGTTCTTGGGGATGTACCTGGAGCGGTTTCTCACGGACTCCGTCATTGCCGAACTCTCCGCCACCGGCGGGCTCTTGATCCTGGGCATCGGCATCAATCTGATATTTTCGAACAACGGAGGGAACGCCGCACCCGCACCGAAAGATGGGGATACGGATGTGGAGATGAGCAGACTTTCGGACACCGAGGGGTTCGGAAGGGCGCCGATCAAGATAAAGGTGGGAAACCTCCTTCCCGCCCTGGTTTTTGCGGCCCTCATTGCGCTTCTGGTGGAGACGTTTTCCACCTGA
- a CDS encoding UDP-N-acetylmuramoyl-L-alanyl-D-glutamate--2,6-diaminopimelate ligase, with amino-acid sequence MKLSQLIKDIEVVSIHGDVDVEITDIQYDSRLVTPGSLFAALTGFTTDGHRFLPQAAENGAKAVLVGRDVDTNGMTVVRVADTRSALGRAAQIFFDEPSTGMFLAGITGTNGKTTVALILEGMFLEAGFTPGVIGTISYRYGDTSITPPHTTPQALDLIRLLADMRDYGVTHVSMEVSSHALDQGRADTCRFDTAIFTNLTQDHLDYHGDMETYFDSKARFFREIAGRGKETVSVVNIDDEWGRRLAGEIKEGLVTYGFKNTADISIRAHRADMEGVRGEIITPRGSFAFASNLLGVHNIYNIMAAVGGALAADIPLPVISRSLGRRIVVPGRLEAVDRGQDFLVLIDYAHTDDALKNVISTLRPLTAGRLITLFGCGGDRDKKKRPLMARAAAELSHQVIVTSDNPRTEDPNDIIEDILAGFEGVDMFRVEPDSHRWDVDDKVYTVLSDRREAIAFAVNLARPGDIVLIAGKGHEDYQIIGTTKYPFDDRVEAARCLDDRLKGGAGG; translated from the coding sequence ATGAAGCTGTCGCAATTGATCAAGGATATTGAGGTTGTCTCCATACACGGAGATGTGGATGTGGAGATTACCGATATCCAGTATGATTCGCGCCTGGTCACGCCGGGAAGCCTCTTTGCGGCTCTCACAGGCTTCACCACCGACGGTCACCGATTTCTGCCCCAGGCGGCGGAAAACGGCGCCAAAGCGGTACTTGTGGGCCGGGACGTGGACACGAATGGCATGACCGTCGTTCGGGTGGCCGATACCCGATCGGCCCTCGGCCGTGCGGCCCAGATTTTTTTCGATGAGCCGTCGACCGGGATGTTTCTGGCGGGGATCACCGGGACCAACGGTAAGACCACCGTGGCGCTGATACTGGAGGGGATGTTTCTTGAGGCGGGATTCACCCCGGGGGTGATCGGCACCATCAGCTACCGATATGGGGACACATCGATCACTCCCCCCCATACCACGCCCCAGGCCCTGGACCTGATCAGGCTGCTGGCGGACATGCGGGATTATGGCGTGACCCACGTGTCGATGGAGGTGTCCTCCCACGCCCTAGACCAGGGGCGGGCCGACACCTGCAGGTTCGATACGGCGATCTTTACGAATCTGACCCAGGATCACCTCGACTATCACGGCGACATGGAGACCTATTTCGACAGCAAGGCCCGCTTTTTCCGTGAAATCGCCGGCAGGGGAAAGGAGACCGTCAGCGTTGTCAACATCGATGATGAATGGGGACGGCGGCTGGCCGGGGAGATAAAGGAGGGACTGGTCACCTACGGATTCAAGAATACCGCGGATATCTCCATCCGGGCCCACCGGGCGGACATGGAGGGCGTCCGGGGAGAGATTATAACGCCCCGCGGCTCGTTCGCCTTCGCCTCGAACCTCCTGGGCGTTCACAACATATATAATATTATGGCCGCCGTCGGCGGCGCCCTGGCGGCGGACATCCCGCTTCCGGTCATCTCCCGGTCTCTGGGGAGAAGAATCGTGGTGCCGGGTCGCCTGGAGGCGGTTGATCGGGGGCAGGACTTCCTGGTGCTGATCGATTACGCCCATACCGACGACGCTTTAAAAAACGTGATCTCAACCCTCAGGCCCCTGACCGCAGGACGCCTGATCACCCTGTTCGGATGCGGCGGTGACAGGGACAAGAAAAAGCGCCCGCTGATGGCACGGGCCGCGGCGGAGCTGAGCCACCAGGTCATCGTGACGTCGGACAACCCCCGAACGGAGGACCCGAACGACATTATCGAGGATATCCTGGCGGGTTTTGAGGGCGTCGATATGTTCCGTGTGGAACCGGACAGCCACCGCTGGGACGTGGACGATAAGGTGTATACGGTGCTTTCGGACAGGCGGGAGGCCATCGCGTTCGCCGTCAATCTCGCCCGGCCTGGGGATATCGTCCTGATCGCCGGGAAGGGCCATGAGGACTACCAGATCATCGGCACCACGAAGTATCCCTTCGACGACAGAGTGGAGGCGGCCCGATGCCTGGACGACCGATTGAAGGGGGGAGCGGGTGGTTGA
- the melA gene encoding alpha-galactosidase, whose translation MTKIAFIGAGSFEFTRKLVNDILTFPRLKNASLYLMDTDSERLDFITRAVNRIVTEGKYPARIIATMDRAEALKDADAVVCTILSGGVDVWRHDVEIPMKYGVDICVGDTRGPAGIFRALRTIPVMLDICADMERLCPNAILLNYTNPMSMLCRAMQRAASIHVMGLCHSVQDTARGMEFLLGIESDDLRYLCAGINHQAWYLKLEHNGRDVYPLIREAMSRPEIYNFEIVRNEMFLHLGYYVTESSGHNSEYNWWFRKRPDLIERYCTPGTGWNPGAHAFILDEYLERETGWKDEITAWLDDPSPLDLARGHEYASYIINAYLGGEPFRFNGNVPNTGLITNLPDRACVEVPVFVDRDGFHPVHVGALPPQCAALNNINIASEEMALQGYFTGDPSLIFYAVAHDPLTASVCSLAEIKEMTNELFEMNRAYLPMFSSFRVE comes from the coding sequence ATGACAAAGATCGCCTTTATCGGCGCGGGCAGCTTCGAATTCACCAGGAAGCTGGTGAACGATATCCTGACGTTCCCCCGGCTTAAGAACGCATCACTCTACCTGATGGATACGGATTCCGAGCGTCTGGACTTCATCACCCGGGCGGTGAACCGCATCGTCACGGAGGGGAAGTACCCGGCCCGGATCATCGCCACGATGGATCGGGCCGAGGCCCTCAAGGATGCCGATGCGGTGGTATGCACCATCCTCTCCGGCGGCGTCGACGTGTGGCGTCACGATGTGGAAATACCGATGAAATACGGCGTGGACATCTGCGTGGGCGACACCCGGGGACCCGCCGGGATTTTCCGAGCCCTCAGGACCATCCCGGTCATGCTGGATATCTGCGCCGACATGGAGCGGCTCTGCCCGAACGCGATCCTTCTCAACTATACGAATCCGATGTCCATGCTGTGCCGGGCCATGCAGCGGGCCGCATCAATCCACGTGATGGGACTCTGCCACAGCGTCCAGGATACGGCCAGAGGCATGGAGTTCCTGTTAGGCATCGAGAGCGACGACCTCCGCTATCTCTGCGCCGGCATCAACCACCAGGCCTGGTACCTGAAGCTGGAGCATAACGGACGGGACGTCTACCCGCTCATCCGGGAGGCCATGAGCCGTCCGGAGATCTATAATTTTGAGATCGTCAGAAACGAGATGTTCCTGCACCTGGGCTACTACGTCACCGAGTCAAGCGGCCACAACTCTGAATACAACTGGTGGTTCAGAAAGCGTCCCGATCTGATCGAGCGTTATTGCACACCCGGCACCGGCTGGAATCCGGGGGCGCACGCCTTTATCCTCGATGAATACCTGGAGCGGGAGACCGGCTGGAAGGACGAGATCACCGCATGGCTGGACGATCCTTCTCCCCTGGATCTTGCCCGCGGCCACGAATACGCCTCGTACATCATCAATGCGTACCTGGGTGGCGAACCATTCCGGTTCAACGGGAATGTTCCCAACACCGGACTGATCACCAATCTGCCCGATCGGGCGTGCGTTGAGGTTCCGGTGTTCGTCGATCGCGATGGATTCCACCCGGTTCATGTGGGCGCCCTGCCGCCCCAGTGTGCGGCGCTCAACAACATCAACATCGCTTCGGAGGAGATGGCCCTCCAGGGATATTTCACCGGTGATCCCTCACTGATTTTTTACGCCGTGGCCCACGACCCGCTGACGGCGTCGGTCTGTTCCCTGGCCGAGATAAAGGAGATGACAAATGAACTGTTCGAGATGAATCGGGCATACCTCCCGATGTTCTCATCTTTCCGGGTCGAATAG
- the mraZ gene encoding division/cell wall cluster transcriptional repressor MraZ — MFRGNFEHTIDQKGRLSIPSRFRELLREHYEEKFIVTRSENCLVAYPEVEWVKLEKRISQLPQLDKNAKAVMRFLVSSATECPVDKQGRILIPQYLRNHAGLEKDVVLAGMIDKVEIWAKDRWEKEMSETSEQFGELGGTLGI; from the coding sequence ATGTTTCGAGGTAATTTCGAACATACGATCGATCAGAAGGGGAGACTGAGCATCCCCTCGCGCTTTCGCGAGCTGCTCCGGGAGCACTACGAGGAGAAGTTCATCGTCACCCGTTCGGAAAACTGCCTGGTCGCATATCCCGAGGTGGAATGGGTGAAGCTGGAAAAACGGATATCCCAGCTCCCCCAGCTGGATAAAAACGCCAAGGCCGTCATGCGGTTTCTGGTATCATCCGCGACCGAATGCCCCGTGGACAAGCAGGGGCGTATCCTCATACCCCAGTATCTGAGAAACCACGCCGGTTTGGAAAAAGACGTCGTCCTGGCGGGCATGATAGACAAGGTCGAAATTTGGGCCAAGGATCGCTGGGAAAAGGAGATGTCCGAGACGTCGGAACAGTTCGGGGAGCTGGGCGGAACGCTGGGGATTTAG
- a CDS encoding penicillin-binding protein 2, translating to MKRYNTARTDNEKASAARLRTWRNMRIGFIMLVFLLMFGVVVVRLFNLMLLNRDKLYSLAEKQHRVISTYITKRGNIFDTNGIDLAVSLEMDSIYACPYKVEDLQSEATLVSDVVSIDRDSLVRKLSSDKNFVWVKRRANPSIVSMLDEKDLDSIGYVKEDKRFYPHGNLAGAVIGFVGTDNRGLAGLEYEMDDYLRSTVSHYIAIKDASGHKLFEVDPSKAPALKNYDLTLTLDIYIQHIAERELARGVEKTGALGGCAVVMDPKTGEVLAMAGYPGYDPNRFLDSPQENWRNKAVSWNFEPGSTFKIFLAAGVLEYGVAAVDDVFDCEGGSFDVSTVKFTDHESGFGLLSVSDIITHSSNIGAVKLGLLMGSDRYYHTMSSFGFGDYTDITLPGEEKGMISDPSVWNEVDLAAASFGHGLSVTPLQLIAATAAIANGGELMKPYIVKEIGTGDESIFTAEPEVTRRVISEETANLVMEMMERVVREGTGTEAVVEGFRVAGKTGTAQIFDPATGTYSDTEYNSSFVGVIPADDPKLVILVVLEQPKTSIYGGDVAAPVFSAIAASTMYYLGEYPEYLYARGDTLTSPDGEGREPVVLP from the coding sequence ATGAAACGCTATAACACAGCACGAACCGATAACGAAAAGGCATCGGCGGCGAGGCTTCGAACCTGGCGAAACATGCGCATCGGGTTCATCATGCTGGTGTTTCTGCTCATGTTCGGAGTGGTGGTTGTGCGCCTGTTCAACCTGATGCTTCTCAATCGAGACAAGCTCTATTCCCTGGCGGAAAAGCAGCATCGTGTCATATCCACTTACATTACCAAGCGGGGAAACATTTTCGATACCAATGGTATCGACCTGGCGGTGAGCCTTGAGATGGATTCGATCTACGCCTGCCCCTACAAGGTAGAGGACCTGCAGTCCGAGGCGACGCTGGTTTCCGATGTCGTATCCATCGACCGGGACTCTCTTGTGAGGAAACTCTCTTCAGACAAGAACTTCGTGTGGGTCAAGCGTCGGGCCAATCCCTCAATCGTGTCTATGCTCGATGAAAAGGACCTGGACAGCATCGGTTATGTGAAGGAGGATAAGAGGTTTTATCCTCACGGTAACCTCGCCGGCGCGGTCATCGGTTTTGTGGGGACGGATAATCGAGGTCTGGCCGGTCTCGAATACGAGATGGATGATTACCTCCGCAGCACCGTGAGCCACTATATTGCCATCAAAGACGCCTCCGGACACAAGCTCTTCGAGGTGGATCCCTCAAAGGCCCCGGCGCTGAAGAACTACGACCTGACCCTGACGCTGGATATCTATATTCAGCATATCGCGGAACGGGAGCTGGCCCGGGGGGTGGAGAAGACCGGCGCCCTGGGGGGCTGTGCCGTTGTGATGGACCCGAAAACCGGCGAGGTGCTGGCAATGGCCGGGTACCCGGGATATGACCCGAACCGTTTTCTTGATTCACCCCAGGAGAACTGGCGAAACAAGGCGGTATCGTGGAACTTCGAGCCCGGATCGACCTTCAAGATTTTCCTCGCGGCGGGGGTGCTGGAGTACGGCGTGGCGGCGGTCGATGACGTGTTCGACTGTGAGGGCGGCTCCTTCGATGTCAGCACGGTGAAATTTACGGACCACGAATCAGGATTCGGTCTGCTGTCCGTTTCGGACATCATCACCCATTCCAGCAATATCGGCGCGGTGAAACTGGGGCTTCTCATGGGAAGCGACCGCTATTATCATACCATGAGCTCGTTCGGATTCGGCGATTATACCGACATCACCCTTCCGGGGGAGGAAAAGGGGATGATCTCCGATCCGTCGGTGTGGAACGAGGTGGACCTGGCGGCGGCATCCTTCGGCCACGGCCTGTCCGTCACCCCGCTGCAGTTGATCGCCGCCACCGCGGCCATCGCCAACGGCGGCGAGCTGATGAAGCCGTATATCGTAAAAGAGATCGGCACAGGAGACGAATCCATTTTCACCGCCGAACCTGAGGTCACCCGGCGAGTGATCAGCGAAGAGACGGCAAATCTCGTGATGGAGATGATGGAGCGGGTGGTTAGGGAGGGGACCGGGACCGAGGCTGTGGTGGAGGGTTTTCGGGTGGCGGGGAAAACCGGAACGGCCCAGATCTTCGACCCCGCCACCGGCACCTATTCGGATACGGAATACAACTCGTCGTTTGTGGGGGTCATCCCCGCGGACGACCCGAAGCTGGTCATCCTTGTGGTGCTCGAGCAGCCCAAGACCAGCATATACGGCGGTGACGTGGCGGCGCCGGTGTTTTCGGCCATCGCCGCGTCGACCATGTATTATCTCGGGGAATATCCCGAATATCTCTACGCCCGGGGAGACACCCTCACGTCACCGGACGGGGAGGGGCGTGAGCCTGTGGTGCTGCCATGA